One segment of Polyodon spathula isolate WHYD16114869_AA chromosome 20, ASM1765450v1, whole genome shotgun sequence DNA contains the following:
- the LOC121295402 gene encoding tripartite motif-containing protein 65-like isoform X3, whose translation MDNLDCAICLDLYKTPVTIPCGHNFCMNCISEHWDKAIKEEKESACPQCRLSFPSRPELKKNIDLSDLVDKKRKEDSVKSPGPPSISRVAAGLCSRHGRALELYCKVDKMCICCACVIKECSTHKKVLVEDERKDRETKLIKKSKKVDLQIELTEKNIAKMKENIDTAKELSERTEEWLSNKFCQLLQNVKQCHEAMAQYVEQEKGRELSRAEKNLHQLEQSAETLRKHREQTEALLKKQDDVQFLQESQFIDEPPLKEVPLTVVLDLDTKVTAVTDLVSKISKLVLEDLQKVTSPADKQEVQVSPKEKRCTEDISVNPAVSTKTPIGECYQAQYCTLSFDPHTAHKYIRLSCDNRKAEHSSTGIQKVPAHKARFEGCCWQVLCAEGLKGGQYYWEVNVSHPWVYLGVAYSSIKRKESDKRWYLGMNKESWSLQLNKGCCFALHGGKEERLGEHDYKRIGHFLDYPAGTLTFYGVGSKLNHLHTFHTAFSQPLYPAFWIGEGVSVTLITPF comes from the exons ATGGACAACCTGGATTGCGCAATCTGCCTGGATCTCTACAAGACACCTGTCACCATCCCCTGCGGACACAACTTTTGTATGAACTGTATTTCTGAGCACTGGGACAAGGCTATCAAAGAAGAGAAGGAGAGTGCCTGCCCGCAATGCCGCCTCAGCTTCCCGTCAAGGCCAGAGCTGAAGAAGAACATCGACTTGTCTGACTTGGTGGACAAGAAGCGGAAAGAAGACAGTGTGAAAAGTCCAGGGCCTCCTAGTATTAGCAGAGTGGCAGCAGGGCTGTGCAGTCGGCACGGCAGAGCACTGGAGCTCTACTGCAAGGTGGATAAGATGTGCATCTGCTGTGCTTGCGTTATCAAGGAATGCAGCACACACAAGAAAGTCCTGGTGGAGGATGAGAGAAAAGATAGAGAG ACAAAACTGATAAAAAAGAGCAAAAAAGTGGACCTGCAGATTGAACTGACTGAAAAGAACATTGCAAAGATGAAGGAAAACATTGACACAGCAAAG GAGTTGTCAGAGCGTACAGAAGAGTGGTTGTCGAATAAGTTCTGCCAGCTGCTACAGAATGTGAAGCAGTGCCATGAGGCCATGGCCCAGTATGTGGAGCAGGAGAAGGGGAGAGAGCTGAGCCGGGCTGAGAAGAATCTACATCAGCTTGAGCAGAGTGCCGAAACACTGAGGAAGCATCGGGAACAGACCGAGGCCCTGCTCAAAAAGCAAGACGATGTTCAATTCCTGCAG GAGTCTCAGTTCATTGACGAGCCACCCTTGAAGGAAGTTCCATTGACTGTTGTCTTGGATTTAGATACCAAAGTAACTGCTGTGACTGACCTAGTATCCAAGATCTCAAAACTGGTTTTGGAGGATTTACAGAAAGTGACGTCTCCTGCTGATAAACAAGAAGTGCAAG TCTCTCCAAAGGAAAAGCGGTGCACTGAAGACATCTCTGTGAATCCTGCTGTCTCCACCAAGACTCCCATTGGGGAATGCTATCAAGCAC AATACTGCACCCTTTCTTTTGACCCCCACACAGCCCACAAGTACATCAGGCTATCCTGTGACAACCGCAAAGCAGAACACAGCTCAACGGGAATACAGAAGGTCCCTGCACACAAGGCCCGTTTCGAAGGCTGTTGCTGGcaggtgctgtgtgcagaggggcTGAAGGGCGGGCAGTACTACTGGGAGGTAAACGTCTCCCATCCGTGGGTCTACCTGGGGGTGGCCTACAGCTCCATCAAGAGGAAGGAGAGTGACAAACGGTGGTATCTGGGTATGAACAAAGAGTCCTGGAGCCTGCAGCTGAATAAAGGCTGCTGCTTTGCATTACATGGTGGTAAAGAAGAACGTCTGGGGGAGCATGACTACAAGAGAATTGGCCACTTTCTGGACTATCCAGCAGGCACCCTAACCTTCTACGGGGTGGGGAGTAAACTGAACCACCTTCACACGTTTCACACCGCCTTCAGCCAGCCGCTCTACCCAGCCTTCTGGATCGGGGAGGGTGTGAGTGTCACACTTATAACACCCTTCTAG
- the LOC121295402 gene encoding tripartite motif-containing protein 65-like isoform X1 yields MLCAYLVRKVLFTTMDNLDCAICLDLYKTPVTIPCGHNFCMNCISEHWDKAIKEEKESACPQCRLSFPSRPELKKNIDLSDLVDKKRKEDSVKSPGPPSISRVAAGLCSRHGRALELYCKVDKMCICCACVIKECSTHKKVLVEDERKDRETKLIKKSKKVDLQIELTEKNIAKMKENIDTAKELSERTEEWLSNKFCQLLQNVKQCHEAMAQYVEQEKGRELSRAEKNLHQLEQSAETLRKHREQTEALLKKQDDVQFLQESQFIDEPPLKEVPLTVVLDLDTKVTAVTDLVSKISKLVLEDLQKVTSPADKQEVQVSPKEKRCTEDISVNPAVSTKTPIGECYQAQYCTLSFDPHTAHKYIRLSCDNRKAEHSSTGIQKVPAHKARFEGCCWQVLCAEGLKGGQYYWEVNVSHPWVYLGVAYSSIKRKESDKRWYLGMNKESWSLQLNKGCCFALHGGKEERLGEHDYKRIGHFLDYPAGTLTFYGVGSKLNHLHTFHTAFSQPLYPAFWIGEGVSVTLITPF; encoded by the exons atGTTATGTGCCTATTTAGTCAGGAAAGTACTTTTTACAACAATGGACAACCTGGATTGCGCAATCTGCCTGGATCTCTACAAGACACCTGTCACCATCCCCTGCGGACACAACTTTTGTATGAACTGTATTTCTGAGCACTGGGACAAGGCTATCAAAGAAGAGAAGGAGAGTGCCTGCCCGCAATGCCGCCTCAGCTTCCCGTCAAGGCCAGAGCTGAAGAAGAACATCGACTTGTCTGACTTGGTGGACAAGAAGCGGAAAGAAGACAGTGTGAAAAGTCCAGGGCCTCCTAGTATTAGCAGAGTGGCAGCAGGGCTGTGCAGTCGGCACGGCAGAGCACTGGAGCTCTACTGCAAGGTGGATAAGATGTGCATCTGCTGTGCTTGCGTTATCAAGGAATGCAGCACACACAAGAAAGTCCTGGTGGAGGATGAGAGAAAAGATAGAGAG ACAAAACTGATAAAAAAGAGCAAAAAAGTGGACCTGCAGATTGAACTGACTGAAAAGAACATTGCAAAGATGAAGGAAAACATTGACACAGCAAAG GAGTTGTCAGAGCGTACAGAAGAGTGGTTGTCGAATAAGTTCTGCCAGCTGCTACAGAATGTGAAGCAGTGCCATGAGGCCATGGCCCAGTATGTGGAGCAGGAGAAGGGGAGAGAGCTGAGCCGGGCTGAGAAGAATCTACATCAGCTTGAGCAGAGTGCCGAAACACTGAGGAAGCATCGGGAACAGACCGAGGCCCTGCTCAAAAAGCAAGACGATGTTCAATTCCTGCAG GAGTCTCAGTTCATTGACGAGCCACCCTTGAAGGAAGTTCCATTGACTGTTGTCTTGGATTTAGATACCAAAGTAACTGCTGTGACTGACCTAGTATCCAAGATCTCAAAACTGGTTTTGGAGGATTTACAGAAAGTGACGTCTCCTGCTGATAAACAAGAAGTGCAAG TCTCTCCAAAGGAAAAGCGGTGCACTGAAGACATCTCTGTGAATCCTGCTGTCTCCACCAAGACTCCCATTGGGGAATGCTATCAAGCAC AATACTGCACCCTTTCTTTTGACCCCCACACAGCCCACAAGTACATCAGGCTATCCTGTGACAACCGCAAAGCAGAACACAGCTCAACGGGAATACAGAAGGTCCCTGCACACAAGGCCCGTTTCGAAGGCTGTTGCTGGcaggtgctgtgtgcagaggggcTGAAGGGCGGGCAGTACTACTGGGAGGTAAACGTCTCCCATCCGTGGGTCTACCTGGGGGTGGCCTACAGCTCCATCAAGAGGAAGGAGAGTGACAAACGGTGGTATCTGGGTATGAACAAAGAGTCCTGGAGCCTGCAGCTGAATAAAGGCTGCTGCTTTGCATTACATGGTGGTAAAGAAGAACGTCTGGGGGAGCATGACTACAAGAGAATTGGCCACTTTCTGGACTATCCAGCAGGCACCCTAACCTTCTACGGGGTGGGGAGTAAACTGAACCACCTTCACACGTTTCACACCGCCTTCAGCCAGCCGCTCTACCCAGCCTTCTGGATCGGGGAGGGTGTGAGTGTCACACTTATAACACCCTTCTAG
- the LOC121295402 gene encoding tripartite motif-containing protein 65-like isoform X2, with the protein MLCAYLVRKVLFTTMDNLDCAICLDLYKTPVTIPCGHNFCMNCISEHWDKAIKEEKESACPQCRLSFPSRPELKKNIDLSDLVDKKRKEDSVKSPGPPSISRVAAGLCSRHGRALELYCKVDKMCICCACVIKECSTHKKVLVEDERKDRETKLIKKSKKVDLQIELTEKNIAKMKENIDTAKELSERTEEWLSNKFCQLLQNVKQCHEAMAQYVEQEKGRELSRAEKNLHQLEQSAETLRKHREQTEALLKKQDDVQFLQESQFIDEPPLKEVPLTVVLDLDTKVTAVTDLVSKISKLVLEDLQKVTSPADKQEVQVSPKEKRCTEDISVNPAVSTKTPIGECYQAPHKYIRLSCDNRKAEHSSTGIQKVPAHKARFEGCCWQVLCAEGLKGGQYYWEVNVSHPWVYLGVAYSSIKRKESDKRWYLGMNKESWSLQLNKGCCFALHGGKEERLGEHDYKRIGHFLDYPAGTLTFYGVGSKLNHLHTFHTAFSQPLYPAFWIGEGVSVTLITPF; encoded by the exons atGTTATGTGCCTATTTAGTCAGGAAAGTACTTTTTACAACAATGGACAACCTGGATTGCGCAATCTGCCTGGATCTCTACAAGACACCTGTCACCATCCCCTGCGGACACAACTTTTGTATGAACTGTATTTCTGAGCACTGGGACAAGGCTATCAAAGAAGAGAAGGAGAGTGCCTGCCCGCAATGCCGCCTCAGCTTCCCGTCAAGGCCAGAGCTGAAGAAGAACATCGACTTGTCTGACTTGGTGGACAAGAAGCGGAAAGAAGACAGTGTGAAAAGTCCAGGGCCTCCTAGTATTAGCAGAGTGGCAGCAGGGCTGTGCAGTCGGCACGGCAGAGCACTGGAGCTCTACTGCAAGGTGGATAAGATGTGCATCTGCTGTGCTTGCGTTATCAAGGAATGCAGCACACACAAGAAAGTCCTGGTGGAGGATGAGAGAAAAGATAGAGAG ACAAAACTGATAAAAAAGAGCAAAAAAGTGGACCTGCAGATTGAACTGACTGAAAAGAACATTGCAAAGATGAAGGAAAACATTGACACAGCAAAG GAGTTGTCAGAGCGTACAGAAGAGTGGTTGTCGAATAAGTTCTGCCAGCTGCTACAGAATGTGAAGCAGTGCCATGAGGCCATGGCCCAGTATGTGGAGCAGGAGAAGGGGAGAGAGCTGAGCCGGGCTGAGAAGAATCTACATCAGCTTGAGCAGAGTGCCGAAACACTGAGGAAGCATCGGGAACAGACCGAGGCCCTGCTCAAAAAGCAAGACGATGTTCAATTCCTGCAG GAGTCTCAGTTCATTGACGAGCCACCCTTGAAGGAAGTTCCATTGACTGTTGTCTTGGATTTAGATACCAAAGTAACTGCTGTGACTGACCTAGTATCCAAGATCTCAAAACTGGTTTTGGAGGATTTACAGAAAGTGACGTCTCCTGCTGATAAACAAGAAGTGCAAG TCTCTCCAAAGGAAAAGCGGTGCACTGAAGACATCTCTGTGAATCCTGCTGTCTCCACCAAGACTCCCATTGGGGAATGCTATCAAGCAC CCCACAAGTACATCAGGCTATCCTGTGACAACCGCAAAGCAGAACACAGCTCAACGGGAATACAGAAGGTCCCTGCACACAAGGCCCGTTTCGAAGGCTGTTGCTGGcaggtgctgtgtgcagaggggcTGAAGGGCGGGCAGTACTACTGGGAGGTAAACGTCTCCCATCCGTGGGTCTACCTGGGGGTGGCCTACAGCTCCATCAAGAGGAAGGAGAGTGACAAACGGTGGTATCTGGGTATGAACAAAGAGTCCTGGAGCCTGCAGCTGAATAAAGGCTGCTGCTTTGCATTACATGGTGGTAAAGAAGAACGTCTGGGGGAGCATGACTACAAGAGAATTGGCCACTTTCTGGACTATCCAGCAGGCACCCTAACCTTCTACGGGGTGGGGAGTAAACTGAACCACCTTCACACGTTTCACACCGCCTTCAGCCAGCCGCTCTACCCAGCCTTCTGGATCGGGGAGGGTGTGAGTGTCACACTTATAACACCCTTCTAG
- the LOC121295831 gene encoding 39S ribosomal protein L38, mitochondrial-like → MAAPLLRGVTLRVGSEFRVTWISRGLSTSATCCRRAAPLGPMPNMDIDVKNLDDLEKYRSYTRYLKVAEEESRKVHWWKTYRQYLSQDKEKNERIDIGLPNKQAPRSKEVKERKRVMRENHKNSELERATRLRTLSIPLDEVKAEWERTSGPYHVQKVAEHYGVYRDLFHGATFVPRIVLRVQYSLDEEHSLPVHRGNVVTPSEAASQPEVTFEAEESSLWTLLLTNPDGHLRDNDSEYVHWIVGNIPGNAVQSGEQICCYFPPFPAKGTGYHRFIFILFKQERPIDFTEDCLPSPCHSLESRTFRTFDFYRKHQDHMTPAGLAFFQSQWDDSVTHTFHQLLNMKEPVFEYDRPPVYHPPQKKYPHGEPVRYLDRYRDSQETTYGIY, encoded by the exons ATGGCGGCGCCCTTGTTACGCGGAGTAACTTTGCGGGTAGGGTCTGAATTTCGGGTAACTTGGATATCACGAGGACTCAGCACTTCAG ctACATGTTGCAGAAGGGCAGCCCCACTGGGGCCGATGCCCAACATGGACATTGATGTGAAAAACCTTGATGACTTGGAGAAATACCGCAGCTACACTCGCTATCTGAAGGTGGCAGAGGAGGAGAGCAGGAAAGTTCACTGGTGGAAAACCTACAGACAATATCTGAGTCAGGATAAGG AGAAGAATGAGAGGATTGACATTGGCCTGCCCAACAAGCAGGCTCCCCGAAGCAAGGAAGTGAAAGAGAGGAAGAGGGTGATGAGAGAGAACCATAAGAACAGTGAGCTGGAGAGGGCCACGCGCCTTCGCACAT tgtCGATACCTCTGGATGAAGTGAAGGCTGAGTGGGAGAGAACCAGTGGTCCCTATCATGTACAGAAAGTGGCGGAGCATTACGGGGTGTATCGAGACCTGTTCCACGGCGCCACCTTCGTCCCACGGATTGTACTGCGGGTTCAGTACAGCCTGGATGAAGAGCACAGCCTGCCGGTGCATCGTGGGAATGTGGTTACCCCCTCCGAG GCCGCGTCACAACCAGAAGTAACCTTTGAGGCTGAGGAGAGTTCCTTGTGGACCCTGTTGCTCACAAACCCAG ATGGTCATTTGAGAGACAATGACTCGGAATATGTCCACTGGATTGT TGGAAACATTCCTGGGAATGCAGTGCAGTCTGGAGAGCAGATCTGTTGCTATTTCCCACCGTTTCCAGCAAAAGGAACTGGATACCACAGGTTTATATTCATCCTATTTAAGCAGGAGCGGCCAATTGATTTTACTGAGGACTGCTTACCTTCACCCTG TCACAGCTTGGAATCCAGAACATTTCGGACATTTGATTTCTACAGAAAGCACCAGGACCACATGACTCCAGCAGGATTGGCCTTCTTTCAGAGCCAGTGGGACGATTCAGTCACACACACCTTTCACCAGCTGCTCA ATATGAAGGAACCAGTGTTTGAATATGATAGGCCTCCAGTGTATCACCCTCCACAGAAGAAATACCCACATGGCGAGCCAGTGAGGTACCTGGACAGGTACAGGGACAGCCAGGAAACCACATATGGCATCTATTAA